In one window of Littorina saxatilis isolate snail1 linkage group LG11, US_GU_Lsax_2.0, whole genome shotgun sequence DNA:
- the LOC138980162 gene encoding uncharacterized protein — MQESSPPTSRSSNDDVTTESTTQALDSLYNVNEFVNQKNAEYVHKLIPTIVFIVVLMIVGMVGNSVVFTVYYKRFTPSVTRTYILAMNVCAFLINVVNIPLQLVEIYNNTTFDSEWGCKTSGILRHLLIVFSASLLVAVSVDRYNVMCSVRHSLQYSLERAYVHILLCAVVSFILSVPFGVINGKNKVLFADSNITGVRCSVTDEYRGSTTARVYELTLGIVYVLCVVTMSVSYGRIAVHLWRHQKTITARGITQRKVNFCDYLRSVTSDKIWSRNAEEFSSGRPLSNKANHDSTSVNKEQAIPISETDITTSLSQAEKTVCHVEEPRSVLQTANEEQAIPISETDITTSLSQAEKTFCHVEEPRSVLQTANEEQAIPISETDITTSLSQAENTVCHVEEPSSTRLSLKQAKPNNEAVNEEQEIPSSATDICTSLSQPEPTLCHVEEFRFMVHQAVNEELATVSDNTIALPQFEQGFNQQVTIQNTEVRRHVWSISSRTTFMLVVLTVLFVLNYIPYLYIKMIYDKVISNEKLTRQNNTNWRMIGLHSVYVNSAVSPLVFSFCSSKFRSEFCNLFRGKNM, encoded by the coding sequence ATGCAGGAGAGTTCACCACCGACGAGTCGCTCAAGTAATGATGACGTCACAACAGAGTCCACGACACAAGCATTAGACTCATTATACAATGTCAATGAATTCGTGAATCAGAAAAACGCGGAGTATGTGCACAAATTAATACCCACCATAGTTTTCATTGTCGTGCTGATGATAGTGGGTATGGTGGGAAACAGTGTTGTCTTCACTGTGTACTACAAGAGGTTCACACCCAGCGTTACGAGAACGTACATTCTGGCCATGAATGTCTGTGCTTTTCTTATCAACGTCGTGAACATTCCTTTGCAACTAGTGGAGATATATAATAATACTACATTTGACTCTGAGTGGGGTTGCAAGACATCTGGAATTCTCAGGCATCTCCTAATCGTGTTCTCTGCTTCATTATTGGTTGCTGTGTCCGTCGACAGATATAACGTGATGTGTAGCGTTCGCCACAGCTTGCAGTATTCTTTAGAACGTGCCTACGTCCACATCCTACTCTGCGCCGTTGTTTCGTTCATTTTGTCAGTGCCTTTTGGTGTGATTAATGGTAAAAACAAGGTACTTTTCGCAGACTCCAACATTACTGGAGTTAGGTGTAGTGTAACTGACGAATACAGGGGTTCTACTACCGCCCGTGTTTATGAGTTAACGCTCGGTATTGTGTATGTGCTGTGTGTCGTCACCATGAGCGTGTCGTACGGTAGAATAGCGGTTCATCTGTGGCGTCACCAGAAAACCATTACCGCAAGAGGAATCACACAAAGAAAAGTTAACTTTTGCGATTATTTAAGATCAGTCACCAGCGACAAAATTTGGTCACGTAATGCTGAAGAATTTAGCTCGGGTCGTCCGCTGTCAAATAAGGCAAACCACGATAGTACATCGGTGAACAAAGAACAAGCAATACCCATCTCCGAAACAGACATTACCACATCTCTGTCCCAAGCTGAGAAAACTGTATGCCATGTTGAAGAACCTAGATCGGTTCTTCAAACGGCGAACGAAGAACAAGCAATACCCATCTCCGAAACAGACATTACCACATCTCTGTCCCAAGCTGAAAAAACGTTCTGCCATGTTGAAGAACCTAGATCGGTTCTTCAAACGGCGAACGAAGAACAAGCAATACCCATCTCCGAAACAGACATTACCACATCTCTGTCCCAAGCTGAGAACACTGTATGCCATGTTGAAGAACCTAGCTCGACCCGTCTGTCTTTAAAGCAGGCAAAACCGAATAATGAAGCGGTGAACGAAGAACAAGAAATACCTAGCTCCGCAACAGACATTTGCACATCTCTCTCCCAACCTGAGCCAACTTTATGCCATGTTGAAGAATTTCGGTTCATGGTTCATCAAGCGGTGAACGAAGAACTAGCAACCGTATCAGACAATACCATAGCTCTTCCCCAATTTGAACAAGGTTTCAACCAGCAGGTGACAATTCAAAACACAGAGGTCAGACGACACGTCTGGAGTATTTCCTCACGCACAACTTTCATGCTGGTCGTTCTTACTGTGCTGTTCGTTCTGAATTACATCCCTTACCTCTACATAAAAATGATTTACGATAAGGTAATCTCAAACGAGAAATTGACGCGGCAGAACAACACGAACTGGCGCATGATTGGTTTGCATTCCGTTTACGTCAACAGCGCTGTCAGCCCTCTTGTGTTTAGTTTCTGTTCAAGCAAATTTCGCTCTGAGTTTTGCAATCTATTTCGCGGCAAAAACATGTAA
- the LOC138980164 gene encoding cholecystokinin receptor type A-like — protein sequence MISALEDPNDIIQQKNRETLLSLAPTITYLAVLMLAGMVGNTIVFLVYYRRFKPSVIRTYILAMSVCDFFINIFSTPMQIVEIVFNATYYAGLVCKMSRTVTMFLVLLSAGILVAVSVDRQKTIRRLQVSFLYDGSVARRVVAICAVVAGCLALPYAFLTGRQTVPLSGTNVTGVMCSIADEYRASMFHTSYYAVVFVSYLVCVLVMSVSYCIIAHHLWKYRKETASLVRSERSQSNAHTEMTTPLTESTHSSDSAGQIKEVPWHTTLMLFVITVVFVSNYLPYQIVAYLDTVARPTARKVLGINVRYICLRSHYINSAINPLVYGFCSRRFRLECRHIICGRHTA from the coding sequence ATGATCTCTGCTCTAGAGGACCCAAATGACATCATCCAGCAAAAAAATCGGGAAACTCTTCTGTCCTTGGCACCAACCATCACTTACCTCGCCGTACTAATGCTAGCTGGTATGGTGGGTAACACCATCGTGTTCCTCGTGTACTACAGGAGGTTCAAACCCAGCGTCATCAGAACTTACATTCTGGCCATGAGCGTGTGCGACTTTTTCATCAACATCTTCTCAACCCCGATGCAAATTGTGGAAATCGTGTTCAACGCTACGTACTACGCCGGGCTGGTCTGTAAGATGAGCAGAACAGTGACCATGTTCCTAGTTCTGCTGTCCGCTGGAATTCTGGTGGCTGTGTCCGTCGACCGACAGAAAACCATCCGCAGACTGCAAGTCAGTTTCCTATACGACGGGAGCGTCGCGAGAAGAGTGGTAGCCATCTGTGCTGTGGTTGCGGGCTGCCTGGCTCTGCCGTACGCCTTTCTAACAGGTCGTCAGACGGTGCCCCTTTCTGGCACCAACGTCACAGGGGTCATGTGTTCTATCGCTGACGAGTACAGAGCGTCAATGTTCCACACCTCCTACTATGCTGTAGTCTTCGTCTCCTACCTTGTCTGCGTCCTCGTTATGAGCGTGTCGTACTGTATCATAGCTCATCACTTGTGGAAGTATCGAAAAGAGACGGCCAGCCTGGTACGGTCAGAACGGTCACAAAGCAACGCACACACTGAGATGACCACACCCCTCACAGAGTCCACCCACAGTTCGGACAGTGCCGGACAGATCAAGGAGGTTCCGTGGCACACGACGCTCATGTTGTTCGTGATCACTGTAGTGTTTGTGTCAAATTACCTCCCTTACCAAATCGTGGCGTATCTGGATACCGTGGCTCGTCCTACGGCTCGGAAAGTTTTGGGGATCAACGTGCGCTACATCTGCTTGCGTTCGCACTACATCAATAGTGCTATCAACCCGCTAGTGTACGGGTTCTGTTCGCGTAGGTTTCGACTTGAGTGTCGCCATATCATCTGTGGGAGACACACAGCTTAA